The proteins below are encoded in one region of Paenibacillus albus:
- a CDS encoding cbb3-type cytochrome c oxidase subunit I, with protein sequence MYASIKSFASSFFVTGDPLIYGADVSIGLTTVAILFVLFYFKKWGWLWREWLTTVDHKKIGMMYLIASLLMLFRGGVDALLMRAQLAMPNVHFLQAEHYNEVFTTHGTIMILFMAMPMMFGLFNMVVPLQIGARDVAYPYLNAVSFWLFFFGAMLFNISFVIGGSPDAGWLSYPPLSEMSHSPGVGQNFYIWGIQISGIGSLATGINFIVTILKMRAPGMKLMKMPMFSWSVLSSSIIIIFAFPILTVTLALLFIDRFLGGHLFTMDGGGNPMMYVNLIWMWGHPEVYIVVLPAFGIFSEIVATFSRKRIFGYKSMVFALMSISILSFFTWVHHFFTMGAGADVNVFFAIATMAIGIPTGAKVFNWLFTMFRGRIRLEQPMLWTLAFIPCFVVGGATGVMLAVAPADYQYHNSYFLIAHFHQVLIGGVVFGYLAGIYYWWPKLFGFKLNERLGKWAFWLWNIGFYVCFMPQYALGFMGMTRRVYTYGWDLGWGPLNLVSTIGAFLMGIGFVFQVWQILYSVKYGERDTTGDPWNGRTLEWSIPSPPPMYNFAVVPYAGEQDSFWEEKERRDFAPAPPVPVAQLEAIHMPRNSGVPFIFSACWFVAGFGFVFDWLWMAILGMVGVGVTLLVRSFQYDTDYYVPVEEVIETEIAAGRAI encoded by the coding sequence ATGTATGCAAGTATCAAATCATTCGCTTCCTCTTTTTTTGTGACAGGCGACCCTCTAATTTATGGTGCAGACGTCTCCATTGGACTAACCACCGTTGCCATTCTCTTCGTACTCTTCTACTTCAAGAAGTGGGGCTGGCTATGGCGGGAATGGCTAACGACCGTCGATCACAAAAAAATCGGAATGATGTATCTTATCGCATCGCTGCTCATGCTGTTCCGCGGCGGGGTTGATGCACTGCTAATGCGTGCTCAGCTCGCGATGCCGAACGTACATTTTCTACAAGCGGAGCACTATAACGAAGTATTTACTACACACGGCACAATCATGATTCTGTTCATGGCGATGCCAATGATGTTCGGCTTGTTTAATATGGTTGTACCGCTGCAGATTGGAGCGCGGGACGTCGCGTATCCGTACTTGAACGCCGTCAGCTTCTGGCTGTTCTTCTTCGGCGCCATGCTGTTCAACATTAGCTTCGTTATCGGCGGTTCGCCTGATGCGGGCTGGCTCAGCTATCCGCCGCTCTCTGAGATGTCGCACAGTCCGGGAGTCGGGCAGAACTTCTATATCTGGGGTATTCAAATCTCGGGTATTGGATCACTTGCAACCGGGATCAACTTTATCGTTACGATTCTGAAGATGCGTGCGCCAGGCATGAAGCTGATGAAGATGCCGATGTTCTCGTGGTCGGTGCTTTCCAGCAGCATCATTATTATCTTTGCGTTCCCGATTCTTACAGTTACACTGGCACTCTTGTTCATCGACCGGTTCCTCGGCGGCCATCTGTTCACTATGGACGGCGGAGGAAATCCGATGATGTACGTCAACTTGATCTGGATGTGGGGTCACCCCGAAGTCTATATCGTTGTATTGCCGGCGTTCGGGATCTTCTCCGAAATCGTCGCAACGTTCTCTCGCAAACGGATTTTTGGATATAAATCAATGGTATTCGCACTTATGAGTATTAGCATTCTGTCCTTCTTCACATGGGTCCATCACTTCTTCACAATGGGTGCCGGGGCGGACGTCAACGTCTTCTTCGCAATCGCGACGATGGCCATCGGTATTCCAACCGGAGCTAAGGTGTTCAACTGGCTGTTTACGATGTTTAGGGGCCGAATTAGACTCGAACAGCCGATGCTTTGGACGCTGGCCTTCATCCCTTGCTTTGTCGTCGGCGGGGCAACGGGCGTCATGCTCGCGGTAGCACCGGCGGATTACCAATATCACAACAGCTACTTCTTGATCGCGCACTTCCATCAGGTATTGATTGGAGGCGTCGTGTTCGGTTATCTCGCTGGTATTTATTACTGGTGGCCGAAGCTGTTCGGCTTCAAGCTTAACGAGCGTCTCGGCAAATGGGCGTTCTGGTTATGGAACATCGGCTTCTACGTTTGCTTCATGCCTCAATATGCACTCGGATTCATGGGCATGACGCGCCGTGTCTACACGTATGGCTGGGATTTGGGCTGGGGCCCGCTCAACCTCGTATCGACGATTGGCGCATTCCTGATGGGGATTGGCTTTGTGTTTCAAGTATGGCAAATCCTCTACAGCGTTAAATATGGAGAACGCGACACGACAGGCGATCCGTGGAATGGTCGCACGTTGGAATGGTCGATTCCGTCGCCGCCGCCGATGTACAACTTCGCAGTTGTTCCATATGCAGGTGAGCAGGATTCGTTCTGGGAAGAGAAAGAGCGTCGTGATTTTGCGCCAGCTCCGCCAGTACCAGTCGCACAGCTGGAAGCGATCCATATGCCGAGAAACTCCGGCGTTCCGTTTATCTTCTCCGCATGCTGGTTCGTGGCAGGCTTCGGCTTCGTGTTCGACTGGCTCTGGATGGCGATTCTGGGGATGGTTGGCGTTGGCGTGACGCTGCTTGTGCGTTCGTTCCAGTACGATACCGATTATTATGTACCAGTCGAAGAAGTTATAGAGACCGAAATAGCAGCAGGGAGGGCGATTTAA
- the cyoC gene encoding cytochrome o ubiquinol oxidase subunit III, which produces MQHATSHSHSNGAGAHTHSHDHGHHDQESMKVLGFWIFLVTDCLLFGTLFATYVVLKAHTDGGPTGKELFEIPGFVAETFILLTSSFTSGLAVLAMNRKKVNQLIGWLIVTVLLGAAFVGLEINEFVNMVHEGATISTSAFLTAFFVLVGTHGLHVSVGLIWMIALMVQLKMRGVTPVTQRKITVISLYWHFLDVVWIFLFTIVYLMGVM; this is translated from the coding sequence ATGCAGCATGCCACCAGTCATAGCCATTCGAATGGGGCGGGGGCGCACACGCACTCGCATGACCACGGTCATCACGACCAAGAGTCGATGAAGGTGCTTGGCTTCTGGATCTTCCTCGTTACCGACTGCTTGCTCTTCGGTACATTGTTTGCCACGTATGTCGTCCTCAAAGCACATACGGACGGCGGTCCGACGGGGAAAGAGCTATTCGAAATTCCTGGCTTCGTCGCAGAAACGTTCATCCTGCTTACGAGCAGCTTTACGAGCGGTCTTGCCGTACTCGCCATGAATCGGAAGAAGGTCAATCAGCTCATCGGCTGGTTGATCGTCACCGTTTTGCTCGGCGCAGCGTTCGTTGGGCTTGAAATCAATGAGTTCGTGAACATGGTTCACGAAGGCGCGACAATCTCGACGAGTGCATTCCTGACTGCCTTCTTCGTCTTAGTCGGCACGCACGGACTTCACGTTTCGGTCGGTCTGATCTGGATGATTGCGCTCATGGTTCAATTGAAGATGCGCGGAGTCACGCCGGTTACGCAGCGGAAAATCACAGTTATCAGCTTGTATTGGCATTTTCTCGACGTGGTCTGGATTTTCCTCTTCACGATCGTATATTTGATGGGGGTGATGTAA
- the cyoD gene encoding cytochrome o ubiquinol oxidase subunit IV, which produces MSQQHTGAAGHGHHDEHDDHGSLKAYITGFIISIVLTVIPLLVVFETSMNKTGVIITIITMAVIQLIVQLFFFMHIREGEGPKYNVMALILGLFIVLVIVAGSVWIMSFNSVVQ; this is translated from the coding sequence ATGAGTCAGCAACATACAGGCGCCGCTGGACATGGCCATCATGACGAACACGATGACCACGGTTCGTTGAAGGCTTATATCACTGGCTTCATTATCTCCATCGTATTAACGGTAATCCCGCTGCTGGTCGTGTTCGAAACAAGCATGAATAAGACTGGCGTCATTATCACCATTATTACGATGGCTGTCATTCAGCTGATTGTGCAGTTATTCTTCTTCATGCATATCCGAGAAGGAGAAGGTCCGAAGTACAACGTCATGGCGCTTATTCTCGGACTGTTCATCGTACTCGTCATCGTTGCCGGTTCCGTGTGGATCATGTCGTTTAACTCAGTCGTTCAATAA
- a CDS encoding ATP-binding protein, whose amino-acid sequence MSDHDELMERRKNKLKLIQFSKDDQSLIESDKPKETFEDVGGLEDVKKKIRMNFILPLKQPEIFKAYGKEAGGSLLLYGPPGCGKTFLARAVAGEIDANFIHIELQAILSMYVGQSEHNLHDVFQKARENKPCVIFIDELDAMGGSRHQMRQHHERMLVNQLLTELDGLQSGNEQVFVIGATNTPWYLDSALRRPGRFNHFVFVPPPEEEERSMILKLKLAGKPAGSLNLPKLAAETKLFSGADLEQVVKDAVDSAMERTFETGEIQPIEQDDLRKSLKARKATTLDWFSTARNYATFSDMNGDYQIVLDYIKKHGIK is encoded by the coding sequence ATGTCTGATCATGATGAATTAATGGAACGACGTAAAAATAAATTAAAGCTTATTCAATTCAGTAAAGATGACCAATCTTTGATCGAATCGGATAAGCCCAAAGAAACCTTCGAGGATGTCGGCGGACTGGAAGACGTGAAGAAGAAAATTCGAATGAACTTCATTCTTCCGCTGAAGCAGCCAGAGATCTTCAAAGCCTATGGCAAAGAAGCAGGAGGCAGCTTGCTGCTGTATGGTCCTCCGGGATGCGGGAAGACGTTCCTTGCCAGAGCGGTTGCCGGGGAGATTGATGCGAATTTTATTCACATCGAGCTGCAGGCGATCTTGTCGATGTACGTTGGGCAAAGCGAGCATAATCTGCACGATGTTTTCCAAAAAGCACGCGAGAATAAACCTTGCGTCATCTTTATTGATGAGCTTGATGCGATGGGCGGCAGCCGCCATCAGATGAGGCAGCATCATGAACGAATGCTCGTCAACCAGCTGCTGACGGAGCTAGACGGACTGCAATCAGGCAACGAGCAAGTATTCGTCATTGGTGCAACGAATACGCCGTGGTATCTGGATTCCGCATTGCGCAGGCCAGGTCGGTTCAATCATTTTGTATTCGTTCCGCCTCCGGAGGAAGAAGAACGGAGTATGATCTTGAAGCTGAAGCTTGCTGGGAAGCCGGCGGGATCGCTTAATCTGCCGAAGCTGGCTGCTGAGACGAAGTTATTCTCCGGTGCCGATCTGGAGCAGGTTGTTAAGGATGCAGTCGATTCCGCGATGGAGAGAACCTTCGAGACGGGAGAAATTCAGCCGATCGAACAAGACGACCTGCGCAAATCGCTCAAGGCTCGGAAGGCAACGACCTTGGATTGGTTCTCGACCGCAAGGAATTATGCCACATTCAGTGATATGAACGGTGATTATCAGATCGTCCTTGATTATATAAAGAAGCATGGAATCAAATAG
- a CDS encoding tetratricopeptide repeat protein, translating into MDELLTPASASSYSAVYQLIAWKRYKEALAETETLLRDDPHNPYPYALYGQIHLLLSDYERAEHWATEALKRDPEHELGWYVRVSVYYETDNEKAFYQALQEAQRIDPYEAHYYFLEANRLNKKGKFKEAKERMGAALELDSENPQYLAMLSYIEALLGEDNESRRLDREAIRYGTEEPSVLLYLAWAAFRRGDYKLQETYMRSAVQFNPDSKQYQDEYLEALRHRYVFYRICLWPNKLLRRMKPWQLIVTWVLSWMLFKPLVIIFLILHVLAHWSTRAIIHVRIFGWRRRRR; encoded by the coding sequence GTGGACGAGCTATTAACTCCGGCATCTGCATCATCCTATAGTGCTGTCTATCAGCTCATTGCATGGAAGCGGTATAAGGAAGCGTTGGCTGAAACCGAGACACTGCTCCGGGATGACCCTCATAATCCATATCCGTACGCCTTGTATGGTCAAATCCATCTGCTTCTGAGTGATTACGAGAGAGCAGAACATTGGGCGACGGAGGCGTTAAAGCGGGACCCTGAGCATGAATTAGGGTGGTACGTACGTGTATCTGTTTATTATGAGACCGATAATGAGAAGGCTTTCTATCAGGCGCTTCAGGAAGCGCAGCGAATTGACCCCTATGAAGCCCACTATTACTTCTTGGAAGCGAATCGACTGAACAAGAAGGGGAAGTTCAAGGAAGCGAAGGAGCGAATGGGAGCGGCGCTTGAGCTGGATTCGGAGAATCCTCAATATTTGGCGATGCTGAGCTATATTGAAGCGCTGCTTGGAGAAGATAACGAATCCAGAAGACTGGATCGTGAGGCTATCCGCTATGGAACGGAGGAGCCGTCGGTTCTTCTATATCTCGCTTGGGCTGCATTCCGCAGGGGAGATTATAAGCTGCAAGAGACCTATATGCGCAGCGCGGTCCAATTCAATCCAGATAGCAAACAATACCAGGACGAATATTTGGAAGCACTTCGCCATCGCTATGTATTCTATCGAATTTGTTTATGGCCCAATAAGCTATTGCGCCGAATGAAGCCTTGGCAGCTCATTGTGACTTGGGTGCTCAGTTGGATGCTGTTCAAGCCCCTCGTTATTATATTCCTTATTCTGCATGTTCTGGCCCACTGGTCGACTAGAGCCATTATACATGTCAGAATATTCGGCTGGCGAAGAAGGCGGAGATAA
- a CDS encoding GerAB/ArcD/ProY family transporter, producing MQQQIKDNHTISGYFVFFTIGVAQAAANIFNLQIVIIREAGQDSWISIILMGLSLHVIIWMIYKMLGNPSKDVITLHNKLFGKYIGSIISLPLVGYYFLMSLYYFRAYIEIVLAWVFPTTRTWAIAAVLICILYYVVSGGFRVIAGFSFMYMFLAPLLLLFYFPMREGELYNLLPMLNHSLMELLKGSKASGFIFFGIEGLLLYFPFLKDSGKHAKWAHFALLYTTLKYAFLMIVTLMYFSQGLLKHSLWPTLAMTKIIELSFIARFEYFYIFLWLLVIVPTVCISIWCCTRILKRVSGLKPGAALPVMLAALFIAVLFFNERTQISALESFINDLGFYFIFAYIPVLFMINLIAVKIKKDLPSGKSS from the coding sequence GTGCAGCAGCAAATTAAAGATAATCACACGATTTCCGGTTACTTTGTTTTCTTCACAATCGGTGTAGCCCAAGCAGCCGCAAACATATTTAATTTGCAAATCGTGATCATCAGAGAAGCAGGTCAAGACAGCTGGATATCCATTATCTTGATGGGACTGAGTCTGCATGTAATCATTTGGATGATTTATAAGATGCTCGGTAATCCAAGCAAGGATGTAATTACGCTGCATAACAAGCTGTTCGGCAAGTATATAGGCAGTATCATCTCGCTGCCGCTTGTTGGATACTACTTCCTGATGTCGCTGTATTATTTCCGGGCTTATATTGAAATTGTTCTCGCGTGGGTATTTCCAACCACTCGTACATGGGCCATTGCAGCGGTTTTAATTTGCATCCTCTATTACGTTGTTTCTGGTGGATTCAGAGTCATTGCCGGGTTTAGCTTCATGTACATGTTTCTAGCTCCTTTACTGCTGCTGTTCTATTTCCCGATGCGAGAAGGTGAGCTTTACAATTTACTGCCTATGCTTAATCATTCTTTAATGGAACTGTTAAAAGGCTCCAAAGCCTCCGGCTTTATTTTCTTCGGAATCGAAGGGCTCCTCCTGTATTTTCCCTTCTTGAAGGACTCCGGCAAACATGCCAAATGGGCTCATTTCGCCTTACTGTATACGACACTTAAATATGCGTTCCTTATGATCGTTACACTCATGTATTTCAGTCAGGGGCTGCTGAAACATTCGCTTTGGCCTACGCTCGCGATGACGAAGATCATCGAGCTGTCCTTTATCGCGAGGTTTGAATATTTCTATATTTTCTTATGGCTGCTGGTCATCGTGCCGACAGTCTGCATCTCGATATGGTGCTGTACAAGAATTTTGAAGCGTGTTTCTGGCTTGAAGCCCGGGGCAGCATTACCGGTTATGCTGGCAGCCCTCTTCATCGCAGTGCTTTTCTTTAACGAGAGAACACAGATCAGTGCACTGGAATCCTTCATTAATGATCTAGGATTTTATTTCATCTTCGCCTACATACCCGTTCTGTTTATGATCAATCTGATTGCTGTGAAAATAAAAAAAGACCTGCCATCCGGCAAGTCTTCCTAA
- a CDS encoding Ger(x)C family spore germination protein has translation MRKPIHALLCTCLVTGCAQEHIVDRINILQSMGVDMDGETIKLSASFPKYIKGAGNQSPITAESNVMYGIFTALTAKSTQPVQMGQMRTLVISEQFARKASTSLAEVINREIIKSSNATIIMTKQSANTIIALSSKKEPYYLSELIEQNMLHGKTPRTNYHTYVNQYYGEGQDVYLPVINEQDGVLSMNGVAVYKGDQIKLWLNSDEGLYLKLLKDKTLTGEYDFTAGPKAMYSLVILHGKSKISLRQNKRVRISLKLSVQLREIPENATLQKQAGMNRVRKEVEAELTKQIKLTLTRLQKSGADPVGFGEQYRRRHKSFNEGEFYAKIYPKLDFDVATKIIILNSGVGS, from the coding sequence ATGAGGAAGCCAATCCATGCTCTTCTTTGCACATGCCTCGTAACAGGCTGTGCGCAAGAGCATATTGTAGATCGGATCAACATCCTCCAAAGCATGGGTGTCGATATGGATGGAGAGACTATTAAACTGAGCGCTTCTTTTCCCAAGTACATTAAAGGGGCAGGGAATCAATCTCCAATAACCGCGGAGTCCAACGTGATGTACGGGATATTCACAGCTCTCACAGCAAAGTCGACGCAGCCTGTCCAAATGGGACAGATGCGAACCTTGGTTATTAGCGAGCAATTCGCGAGAAAAGCGTCTACTTCGCTTGCCGAGGTCATTAATCGAGAGATTATCAAAAGCAGCAATGCCACGATTATTATGACAAAACAATCCGCAAACACGATTATCGCATTAAGCTCTAAGAAGGAGCCGTATTACTTATCCGAGTTAATCGAACAGAACATGCTCCACGGTAAAACGCCTCGGACCAATTACCATACCTATGTGAATCAGTATTATGGCGAAGGCCAAGATGTTTATTTGCCGGTCATCAATGAACAGGATGGCGTATTGAGTATGAATGGCGTCGCTGTCTACAAGGGAGACCAAATAAAGCTCTGGTTAAATAGCGATGAAGGACTATATCTAAAGCTATTGAAAGATAAAACTCTAACAGGTGAATATGACTTCACGGCCGGTCCGAAAGCGATGTATTCCCTCGTTATCTTGCATGGTAAGAGTAAGATTAGCCTTAGACAGAACAAACGAGTAAGGATTTCGCTTAAATTATCGGTTCAGCTTAGAGAAATTCCAGAGAATGCAACTCTTCAGAAACAAGCCGGGATGAATCGAGTACGCAAAGAAGTAGAAGCGGAATTGACTAAACAAATCAAATTGACGTTAACCCGCTTGCAGAAGTCTGGTGCTGATCCGGTCGGGTTTGGAGAACAGTATAGACGGCGACACAAATCGTTTAACGAGGGCGAATTTTACGCGAAGATCTATCCAAAATTGGACTTTGATGTTGCAACGAAGATTATTATTTTAAATTCAGGGGTTGGAAGTTAG
- a CDS encoding spore germination protein has product MLTNLLEQIGVSAKSNDFQQITITIKEARIHFSYYKTLINQEQFHHDILSFMQISNCEVHALHELESMIPIEGIKMSSQLDDILLGLTRGAIFVQMDPQLHEGLLIEIPNPKLGRRDYNDTQNEFSVVGPKIGFVENLDTNLTLLRKGLSTEKLKFEELTIGSMSKTRVVIASIEGLTNPQHVNTARQRLLDLDFDVVFETSLLEQLITDNSNSPFPVFLSSERLDRIMYSLLNGEMAIICDGSSSIITGPTSLFSFIISPEDYYLPWIMGSFFRLIRYFGVAFSIFATSFYVAILTFHYTVIPRDLLGPIIESRSNVPFPPLLEVLFLEITIELLREAGSRLPTKVSQTLGIVGGIILGQAAVAAGLTSNILLIIVSLSALASFTTPIFKISNTIRFLRFPLIILASIWGGLGIMIGLILILGHLLRLKSLGTPYIVPLFPFRINSFSDSIIRSNYTMLYNRFFTTRPLSKQRFTVRSNNRDVGDDYNNE; this is encoded by the coding sequence ATGCTTACAAACTTGCTCGAGCAAATAGGAGTGAGTGCCAAATCGAATGATTTTCAGCAAATAACGATAACGATCAAAGAAGCACGCATTCACTTCTCTTACTATAAGACGCTGATTAATCAAGAGCAATTTCACCATGACATTCTCTCTTTTATGCAAATTTCGAATTGCGAAGTGCATGCTTTGCATGAATTGGAATCCATGATTCCGATCGAAGGCATCAAGATGTCTTCGCAACTTGATGACATCTTACTTGGCTTGACTCGCGGTGCAATCTTCGTCCAAATGGATCCGCAGCTACATGAAGGACTGCTTATAGAAATCCCGAATCCCAAGCTTGGTCGCCGTGATTATAACGATACACAGAACGAATTCAGCGTCGTCGGTCCGAAGATCGGGTTTGTCGAGAATCTCGATACCAATTTGACCTTGCTGCGTAAAGGGCTCTCTACCGAGAAGCTGAAATTCGAGGAACTGACCATTGGTTCCATGTCCAAGACGAGAGTCGTCATCGCCTCCATCGAGGGTCTCACAAATCCTCAGCATGTAAATACGGCAAGGCAGCGGCTGCTGGATCTTGATTTTGACGTCGTGTTTGAAACCTCGCTTCTGGAGCAGCTCATTACGGATAACTCAAATTCTCCATTTCCTGTTTTCCTATCGAGTGAACGGCTGGACAGAATCATGTATTCGTTGTTAAACGGTGAAATGGCCATTATTTGCGACGGATCGTCTTCCATTATTACGGGACCGACAAGCTTATTTAGCTTTATCATCTCTCCCGAAGATTATTATTTGCCATGGATTATGGGCTCGTTCTTCCGGCTTATCCGCTATTTCGGTGTCGCGTTCTCTATATTCGCTACTTCCTTCTATGTTGCGATACTCACCTTTCATTACACCGTCATCCCTAGGGATCTGTTAGGACCGATAATCGAATCCAGATCGAACGTTCCTTTTCCGCCCTTGTTAGAGGTTCTATTCCTTGAGATAACCATTGAGCTCTTGCGCGAAGCTGGCTCTAGGCTGCCTACTAAAGTCAGTCAAACGCTCGGCATTGTTGGAGGTATCATACTTGGGCAGGCTGCTGTGGCAGCAGGTTTAACGAGTAATATACTGCTCATCATCGTTTCACTGTCTGCACTAGCTTCTTTCACGACCCCTATCTTTAAGATTTCGAACACGATACGTTTTTTACGTTTCCCCTTGATCATACTGGCTTCCATTTGGGGCGGCTTGGGGATCATGATTGGGTTGATCTTAATCTTGGGCCATTTGCTGAGGTTGAAATCGCTTGGCACGCCTTATATCGTGCCCTTATTCCCTTTTCGCATCAATAGCTTCAGTGACAGCATTATCCGTTCAAACTATACAATGCTCTATAACCGTTTTTTTACGACACGCCCGCTTTCCAAGCAGAGATTTACTGTCCGCAGCAACAATAGAGACGTAGGCGACGACTACAATAATGAGTAA
- a CDS encoding RrF2 family transcriptional regulator gives MQYSIGVEYALHCLVYLVDIPPEATIGIKELSTFQGISETYLSKIFGKLSKAEIVISVPGVKGGYKLAKPAADISFWDVVQAVEGAAPVFQCKNIKDNSLLCQQDEELAACSRATPCIINMTMREAEQSMRNMLRGKTLLWLRDEVDKVMTPRTRRETSEFFAGGGSGR, from the coding sequence ATGCAGTATAGTATAGGCGTTGAATATGCACTGCACTGCTTAGTCTATTTGGTCGACATTCCACCTGAGGCTACGATAGGAATCAAAGAGCTCTCTACTTTTCAAGGAATATCGGAAACGTACTTATCGAAGATTTTCGGCAAATTATCAAAAGCAGAAATCGTTATCTCTGTTCCTGGGGTTAAAGGCGGTTATAAGCTGGCCAAGCCTGCTGCAGATATATCGTTTTGGGATGTCGTACAAGCTGTCGAAGGTGCCGCTCCCGTCTTCCAATGCAAGAACATTAAAGATAACAGCTTGCTTTGCCAGCAAGATGAAGAGCTTGCGGCATGCTCGAGAGCCACTCCTTGCATCATTAATATGACGATGCGCGAAGCCGAGCAGAGCATGCGAAATATGCTGCGCGGCAAGACATTGTTATGGCTGAGAGATGAGGTCGACAAGGTGATGACTCCTCGAACTCGCCGAGAAACAAGTGAGTTTTTTGCAGGTGGCGGCAGCGGCAGATAA
- a CDS encoding carboxymuconolactone decarboxylase family protein yields the protein METRMDYMKVRPESLQALLKLEGYVNKSTIDKTILELVKTRASQINGCAFCLDMHTKDARAMGETEQRLYLLNAWREAPFYTDAERAALALTEAVTKISEGGVSAELYEHVRKHFDEGQFVDLLMAINAINAWNRMAISTTMVPGAYQPAAHK from the coding sequence ATGGAAACAAGAATGGATTATATGAAAGTACGCCCTGAATCGTTGCAAGCATTATTGAAATTAGAAGGATATGTAAATAAAAGCACTATAGATAAAACAATATTGGAACTCGTGAAAACTCGTGCATCGCAAATCAACGGCTGTGCGTTCTGTCTGGACATGCATACGAAGGATGCACGTGCGATGGGTGAGACGGAGCAGCGCTTGTATCTGCTTAACGCTTGGCGCGAAGCGCCGTTCTATACAGATGCGGAGCGGGCAGCTCTGGCATTGACTGAAGCGGTGACGAAGATATCGGAAGGCGGCGTATCCGCTGAATTGTACGAGCACGTTCGCAAACATTTCGACGAAGGTCAGTTTGTCGATCTGCTTATGGCGATCAATGCGATCAACGCATGGAATCGTATGGCGATCTCGACAACGATGGTTCCGGGAGCATATCAACCAGCAGCTCATAAATAA